From a single Tachypleus tridentatus isolate NWPU-2018 chromosome 6, ASM421037v1, whole genome shotgun sequence genomic region:
- the LOC143253322 gene encoding bifunctional glutamate/proline--tRNA ligase-like, translated as MFTAVLGCFIVLATRKLISVLLLIAMEVEVNCSLSVPPLSVLITGEFVKPDIVLNVVWGKATTLEIPHNGVTLNSAIAICRYLARLAPSKGLYGTSALEKTEVDHWLEFTSKLFSPGEFSQSIKFLNEVFQAPVSYLVGQTVTLADVAVWSALYQNNQWQKLLTEAAAPFNLLRWYNFLSSMEPFSGVEQMFSAETQIKTGKIYSKDDKIPKSNEKGTKDEGKFIDLPGAEKGKVVVRFPPEASGFLHIGHAKAALLNQYYQNEFEGKLILRFDDTNPAKEKEDFEKVILEDVEMLGIKPNIFSYTSDYFDVLLQSCEDLLKSGKAYVDGTDGETMKIEREARKESKSRNNSVQRNLEMWEEMKKGSKNGQNCCVRAKIDMNADNGCMRDPTLYRYKKETHPRTGDKYMVYPTYDFACPIVDSIENVTHALRTTEYHDRDEQYFWILDALRMRKPYIYEYSRLNMMNTVLSKRKLTWFVEQNIVDGWDDPRMPTVRGVLRRGMTVEGLKQFIIAQGSSRSVVMMDWDKIWAFNKKVIDPVSPRFTAVEKDNVVCVIVKDAREEPQQVPKHPKNPDVGMKTVWTGPHILIDRADAEAMKEGENVTFINWGNLLIKSIKNNSLGQVEQIEASLNLDNKDYKKTMKVTWLANTDKAPLIPCVFIYFDHLITKSVLGKDEDFKCFLANTTKTEVMVLGDPEMKKLKKNDIIQVQRKGYFICDQPYDSRSNDSAVVLIFIPDGSKDTNMLPEIVRRAKGISKNQNKTVTVKAEQLSTNEHTGLDDDRVKELSNKIKAQGEKVRSLKSERVDKMVIDAEVQELLKLKTNFKIITGKEWKLDTHMKCLEQANQSESNKKSVNKIKDECSSENISGPSLELDKQIKNQGDKIRQMKIEKVSKDVLDPEIQTLLKLKTGFKALTGKEWRPSSGNTSNITKKENSKGDCHTKDSATKDQYKDAAVLKAKTDAQGEKVQNLKTSGAPRQEIESEVKILLNLKAKYKELTGEDLNKGVDKRKDKKKEKPDGKQDLNKKQHAKKSEGQDGLEMAQSGLKKTTRLGIEAKKEENLADWYSQVITKAEMIEYYDVSGCYILRPWSFSIWEVIQKFFDTRIKSIGVQNCYFPMFVSSQALEKEKTHVEDFAPEVAWVTRSGNSDLAEPIAIRPTSETVMYPYYAKWIKSHRDLPVQLNQWCNVVRWEFKHPQPFLRTREFLWQEGHSAFATQEEAVKEVYQILEFYAEVYEKLLAIPVIRGRKTEREKFAGGDFTTTVEAYISASGRGLQGATSHHLGQNFSKMFEVVFEDPETSEKKFVYQNSWGISTRTIGALVMVHSDNVGLVLPPQVACFQVVIIPCGITATLTDADKNDLFNKCKDFESMLMESGIRTHCDYRENYSPGWKFNHWELKGVPLRVELGPRDIKQQQFVAVRRDTGEKMTLKVQEAVVVINGLLDKIQNSLYQKALDDLNKYLTVAYEWEDFLEKLDNRCIIQSPFCGESYCEEKIKKDSAKDANELGESLGPAMGAKTLCIPFKQPGEITADLKCISPSCDNKPKFYTLFGRSY; from the coding sequence ATGTTTACTGCAGTGTTGGGTTGTTTTATAGTGCTAGCAACCAGAAAACTCAttagtgttttacttttaatagCAATGGAGGTAGAAGTTAATTGTAGCTTGTCGGTACCGCCTTTATCTGTACTAATAACAGGAGAATTTGTGAAGCCCGATATTGTATTGAACGTGGTATGGGGAAAGGCTACTACCTTAGAAATACCACATAACGGGGTAACTCTTAACTCGGCCATTGCTATATGTCGCTATCTAGCACGACTTGCCCCATCGAAAGGTCTTTACGGTACAAGTGCTTTAGAAAAAACTGAAGTGGATCATTGGTTAGAATTTACTTCCAAGTTGTTTTCTCCAGGTGAGTTTTCTCAGAGTATTAAGTTCTTAAATGAGGTATTCCAGGCTCCAGTTTCGTATCTTGTTGGCCAGACAGTCACGCTTGCAGATGTAGCTGTATGGTCAGCTTTGTATCAGAATAACCAATGGCAAAAGTTATTAACAGAAGCAGCAGCGCCATTTAACCTTCTTCGTTGGTACAACTTTTTATCTTCTATGGAACCATTTAGTGGAGTTGAACAAATGTTTTCTGCTGAAACTCAAATTAAAACGGGCAAAATATATAGTAAAGATGATAAAATACCAAAATCAAATGAAAAGGGTACCAAAGACGAGGGAAAGTTTATTGACTTACCTGGGGCTGAGAAAGGAAAAGTGGTGGTTCGTTTCCCTCCAGAAGCTAGTGGATTTCTTCATATAGGGCATGCCAAAGCTGCACTCTTGAACCAGTATTATCAAAATGAATTTGAAGGAAAATTAATTTTACGTTTTGATGATACAAACCCTGCCAAAGAGAAAGAAGATTTTGAAAAGGTTATTTTAGAAGATGTTGAAATGTTGGGTATAAAACCTAACATTTTTTCCTATACTTCAGATTATTTTGACGTGCTTCTCCAAAGTTGTGAAGATTTACTGAAATCTGGTAAAGCTTATGTTGATGGCACTGATGGGGAAACCATGAAAATTGAAAGAGAGGCGAGAAAAGAATCAAAAAGTAGGAACAATTCTGTACAAAGAAATTTAGAAATGTGGGAAGAAATGAAGAAAGGGTCTAAAAATGGCCAAAATTGTTGTGTTAGAGCTAAAATAGATATGAATGCTGATAATGGTTGTATGAGAGATCCTACTTTGTACCGTTATAAGAAAGAAACACATCCCCGTACAGGAGATAAATATATGGTATATCCTACTTATGATTTTGCATGCCCTATTGTAGACAGTATAGAAAATGTTACTCATGCTCTCAGGACAACAGAGTATCACGATCGTGATGAGCAATATTTCTGGATCCTTGATGCTTTGAGAATGAGAAAACCTTATATTTACGAGTATTCAAGGCTGAATATGATGAATACAGTGCTTTCTAAACGAAAGCTAACGTGGTTTGTTGAACAGAATATTGTAGATGGATGGGATGATCCTCGTATGCCTACTGTAAGAGGTGTTCTAAGACGAGGCATGACAGTAGAGGgtcttaaacaatttattatagcTCAGGGTTCTTCTCGTTCTGTTGTAATGATGGATTGGGATAAAATATGGGCTTTCAATAAAAAAGTTATTGACCCAGTTTCTCCTAGGTTTACAGCTGTTGAGAAAGATAATGTAGTTTGTGTTATTGTGAAAGATGCAAGGGAAGAACCACAACAAGTTCCAAAGCATCCAAAAAATCCAGATGTAGGTATGAAGACTGTGTGGACTGGACCTCACATTTTAATTGATAGAGCTGATGCAGAAGCTATGAAGGAGGGTGAAAATGTGACATTCATTAACTGGGGAAACCTGTTGATTAAATCCATCAAAAATAATAGTCTAGGGCAAGTTGAGCAGATAGAAGCTAGTCTTAACTTAGACAATAAAGActataagaaaacaatgaaaGTTACTTGGCTTGCTAACACTGACAAAGCTCCTTTGATTCCATGTGTTTTTATCTATTTTGATCATCTTATTACAAAATCAGTTTTGGGTAAGGATGAAGATTTCAAATGTTTCCTTGCAAATACCACAAAGACAGAAGTAATGGTATTGGGTGATCCAGAAAtgaaaaaattgaagaaaaatgaCATCATACAAGTCCAAAGGAAAGGTTATTTTATCTGTGATCAGCCTTATGATTCCAGAAGTAATGATAGTGCTGTTGTACTCATATTTATACCTGATGGTTCTAAGGATACAAATATGTTGCCTGAAATTGTAAGAAGAGCAAAAGGCATAagcaaaaatcaaaataaaactgtaacagTCAAAGCAGAACAGTTGTCAACTAATGAACACACAGGCTTGGATGATGATAGAGTAAAGGAacttagtaataaaattaaagctCAGGGAGAGAAAGTCCGTTCTTTGAAATCAGAAAGAGTAGATAAGATGGTTATTGATGCTGAAGTTCAAGAACTTCTTaagttgaaaacaaactttaagatTATTACTGGTAAAGAATGGAAACTTGATACACATATGAAGTGTTTAGAACAGGCAAATCAgtctgaaagtaataaaaaaagtgtaaataaaataaaggatgAGTGTTCTTCAGAAAATATTTCTGGTCCTTCACTAGAATTAGATAAGCAGATCAAAAACCAAGGTGACAAAATTAGACAAATGAAAATAGAGAAAGTTAGCAAAGATGtattagatccagaaattcagaCTCTTCTTAAgttaaaaacaggttttaaagCACTCACAGGAAAGGAATGGAGACCTTCAAGTGGCAATACCAGTAATATAACAAAGAAGGAAAATAGCAAGGGAGATTGCCATACAAAGGATTCTGCCACAAAAGATCAGTATAAAGATGCAGCAGTATTAAAGGCAAAAACTGATGCTCAGGgtgaaaaagtacaaaacttaaaaacaagtgGAGCACCCAGGCAGGAGATAGAGTCTGAAGTAAagattcttttaaatttaaaagctaAATACAAAGAACTAACTGGAGAAGATTTAAATAAAGGAGTTGACAAAAggaaagataaaaagaaagagaaaCCAGATGGGAAGCAGGATTTGAACAAGAAGCAGCATGCAAAGAAAAGTGAAGGACAAGATGGGTTAGAAATGGCACAATCTGGTCTCAAGAAAACTACCAGGCTTGGAATTGAggcaaaaaaagaagaaaacttgGCAGATTGGTATTCTCAAGTTATCACTAAGGCTGAGATGATTGAATATTATGATGTTAGTGGTTGTTACATTTTAAGACCGTGGTCATTTAGCATTTGGGAAGTCATACAAAAGTTTTTCGATACAAGAATAAAAAGCATTGGGGTTCAAAATTGCTATTTTCCAATGTTTGTATCTTCTCAGGCTCTAGAAAAAGAGAAAACTCATGTTGAAGATTTTGCTCCAGAAGTTGCATGGGTCACAAGATCTGGAAATTCTGATCTTGCTGAACCAATAGCTATCCGGCCAACAAGTGAAACTGTTATGTACCCTTATTATGCCAAATGGATAAAGTCACACCGAGATCTCCCAGTTCAGCTTAACCAGTGGTGTAATGTAGTTAGGTGGGAATTTAAACATCCTCAACCATTCCTCAGGACAAGAGAGTTTTTGTGGCAAGAAGGACATTCAGCATTTGCTACACAAGAAGAAGCTGTTAAAGAAGTGTATCAGATCTTGGAATTTTATGCTGAAGTTTATGAGAAATTACTTGCTATTCCAGTTATTCGAGGTAGAAAAACAGAAAGGGAAAAGTTTGCTGGAGGTGATTTTACAACAACCGTAGAAGCTTATATTTCAGCTAGTGGTCGAGGCCTTCAGGGAGCAACATCACATCATTTAGgtcaaaatttttcaaaaatgtttgaaGTGGTTTTTGAAGACCCTGAAACATCTGAAAAAAAATTTGTGTACCAGAACTCATGGGGTATTAGTACACGTACTATTGGTGCTTTGGTTATGGTTCATTCAGATAATGTTGGTCTTGTTTTGCCTCCTCAAGTTGCTTGTTTTCAGGTTGTCATTATACCTTGTGGTATCACAGCTACCCTTACTGATGcagataaaaatgatttatttaacaaGTGCAAAGACTTTGAAAGTATGTTAATGGAAAGTGGAATAAGAACTCACTGTGATTATCGAGAGAATTATTCCCCTGGCTGGAAGTTCAACCATTGGGAACTCAAAGGTGTCCCTCTTCGGGTGGAACTAGGTCCAAGAGATATTAAACAACAGCAGTTTGTAGCTGTACGACGAGACACTGGTGAAAAAATGACTTTGAAAGTGCAAGAAGCAGTGGTTGTTATTAATGGTCTTCTGGATAAAATTCAGAATAGCCTGTACCAGAAAGCTTTGGATGATTTGAATAAATACCTAACTGTTGCTTATGAATGGGAAGACTTCCTTGAGAAACTGGACAATCGTTGCATTATTCAGTCTCCATTTTGTGGTGAAAGCTATTGTGAAGAGAAAATTAAGAAAGACAGTGCTAAAGATGCAAATGAATTAGGAGAATCTCTTGGACCAGCAATGGGAGCTAAAACTTTATGTATCCCATTTAAGCAACCTGGGGAGATTACAGCTGATTTAAAGTGTATATCTCCTTCATGTGATAACAAACCCAAGTTCTACACTTTATTTGGTCGAAGTTACTAG